One region of Terricaulis silvestris genomic DNA includes:
- a CDS encoding VOC family protein, which translates to MVGMRLLHFGFKVHDIERTMQAYNELFGIDWDPVAEFALPRGDNNAQLSRTKVTHGKTGDGVEIELVQYVEGPPVDDMVMGEREGISHVAFLVDDLAAERAKAEAKGIAIVNEGTAPRASWIFLHDHRLGGALVQLVQLNK; encoded by the coding sequence ATGGTTGGGATGCGTTTGCTCCATTTTGGTTTCAAAGTGCACGACATCGAGCGCACGATGCAGGCGTACAATGAGTTGTTCGGCATCGATTGGGATCCTGTCGCCGAATTCGCCCTGCCACGCGGTGACAACAACGCGCAACTCAGCCGCACGAAAGTGACCCATGGCAAGACGGGCGATGGCGTCGAGATCGAACTCGTTCAGTACGTCGAGGGTCCGCCTGTCGATGACATGGTGATGGGCGAGCGCGAGGGCATCTCGCACGTCGCTTTCCTTGTCGACGATCTCGCTGCCGAACGCGCCAAGGCCGAGGCCAAGGGCATTGCCATCGTCAACGAGGGCACGGCGCCCCGCGCATCATGGATTTTCCTGCACGACCACCGGCTCGGCGGTGCGCTGGTGCAACTGGTGCAGCTCAACAAATAG
- a CDS encoding sulfite exporter TauE/SafE family protein: MDPFFWQSMLVGFIAQLVDGALGMAYGLVSTSFLLAFGVPPAAASAAVHTAEMFTTGASGAAHIWRKNVKWDLVWRLAPAGIAGGIAGALTVSYLPVSIMKPVVSLYLLIMGVAVVRMALRGPKAAPDEPKGVRKIGLIGGFLDAAGGGGWGPVVTTSLLGRGHGARHAVGSVNTSEFLVTAAISASFFLTLGSVRWTDILGLLIGGVLAAPVAAFAVSITKPRVLMGSIGCFVVSLSLWQIAVAIDPQMTFLSAFAHPAG, translated from the coding sequence ATGGATCCGTTTTTCTGGCAATCCATGCTCGTGGGTTTCATAGCGCAGCTCGTCGATGGCGCGCTGGGGATGGCTTACGGCTTGGTGTCGACATCGTTCCTGCTGGCCTTCGGCGTACCGCCCGCGGCAGCGAGCGCTGCGGTTCACACCGCTGAGATGTTCACCACTGGGGCATCGGGCGCCGCGCACATTTGGCGCAAGAACGTGAAGTGGGACTTGGTGTGGCGTCTGGCGCCGGCCGGTATCGCGGGCGGCATCGCTGGAGCGCTCACCGTTTCATACCTGCCGGTGTCGATCATGAAACCGGTGGTGTCACTGTACCTGCTGATTATGGGCGTGGCTGTCGTGCGCATGGCGCTGCGTGGGCCGAAGGCGGCGCCGGATGAGCCGAAGGGTGTGCGGAAAATTGGATTGATCGGCGGCTTTCTTGATGCGGCGGGCGGGGGTGGTTGGGGTCCGGTGGTGACGACGTCGTTGCTCGGCCGCGGGCACGGCGCACGGCACGCCGTGGGCAGCGTGAACACTTCGGAGTTCCTGGTAACGGCGGCGATCTCGGCGTCGTTCTTCTTGACGCTTGGTAGCGTGCGCTGGACCGACATCCTCGGCCTGCTGATTGGGGGCGTGCTGGCGGCGCCGGTCGCCGCGTTTGCGGTAAGCATTACGAAACCGCGTGTCCTGATGGGCAGCATTGGTTGCTTCGTTGTGTCGCTGTCGCTTTGGCAGATTGCCGTCGCCATAGACCCTCAGATGACGTTCCTGTCCGCTTTCGCGCACCCGGCTGGGTGA
- a CDS encoding TonB-dependent receptor codes for MKKRLATAVGVAALLWTPHAFAQTPPDGAAASDDQAIVVTARRVEENLQDVPIPISVINGELLSDSGASNVLQIEQLVPSVQIFSSNPRNTALNIRGLGTTFGLTNDGVEIGVGLYVDGVFWARPGQAALDFIDVERVEVLRGPQGVLYGKNTTAGAINVTTRRPSFAPETNVEISFGDYGYLATRASITGLLIGDRVAGRLSFSASQRDGFLDQVNRGLGDANNFGDDLNDLNNIGVRGQLLFQASNDLDIVAAVDYTQQRPEGYAQVPVRVAPTYRTPNRQFFGIIDSINATIPGTNYAVPVDETYREIIPVVTQVVNIAGSNVNLQQAPAGIYAEFNAFERVSDADVPHRSYQNVDGESLTVNWGIGPGTLTSITARRFWDWFPSNDRDFIGLPITTASNNRSSQEQWSQEIRYAGDLSETLSFVTGLFYFTQEIETHNLQSQGWAASRWLIDPRASNVYTGSDSTTIAGNVAAFIPELLDGLTQIQNVYTQTTSAAVFGQAEWSVTDRLRIIPGIRFNYDEKSVDYDSPVTGGLVPADRPDLGAGAIRAAQNSILSRQTYAANTDDTNISGQLTVAYDVTDDVNAYATYATSFKSFGLNVAGVPANTPVVVEPESVTHYEVGLKTQPFDGVTFNITAYNTNIEDYQTSVVANVVGTLRGYLANAEEVRVRGVEIDTAARIGEGLSLYAAAAWTDGEYVSFPNSPLPIEQTGRPIPNPARIADPSNTSLPLTITAPFTDISGERLPGISEWSASVGGEYEFPDAFFGRNGDFFIGADVSWRTDFSSDPAGSDYLEIEGYALINARLGFKAADGWDVFVWGRNLADTEYYEILAAQSGGSGLVVGSLGDPRTLGVTLRGTF; via the coding sequence ATGAAGAAAAGATTGGCCACGGCGGTTGGCGTCGCTGCGCTGCTTTGGACGCCACACGCCTTCGCGCAAACCCCGCCCGATGGCGCCGCTGCTTCAGATGATCAGGCCATCGTCGTCACCGCGCGCCGCGTCGAAGAAAACCTGCAAGATGTTCCCATACCCATTTCGGTCATCAACGGCGAACTTCTCTCCGACAGCGGCGCCTCGAATGTTCTTCAGATCGAACAGCTCGTGCCATCGGTGCAGATTTTCTCGTCAAACCCGCGCAACACCGCACTCAATATTCGGGGTCTCGGCACCACGTTCGGGCTCACCAATGACGGCGTTGAAATCGGTGTCGGGCTCTATGTCGATGGCGTCTTCTGGGCGCGCCCGGGCCAGGCCGCGCTGGACTTCATCGACGTCGAACGCGTCGAAGTACTGCGCGGACCACAAGGCGTCCTGTACGGCAAGAACACCACGGCCGGCGCGATAAATGTCACGACACGCCGCCCGAGCTTTGCGCCGGAAACCAACGTTGAGATTTCCTTCGGCGATTATGGGTATCTGGCGACCCGCGCTTCGATCACTGGTCTCCTCATCGGCGACCGCGTCGCCGGGCGGCTCTCTTTCTCCGCCTCGCAGCGCGATGGCTTCCTTGACCAAGTTAATCGCGGGCTTGGAGACGCGAACAATTTCGGCGACGATCTCAATGACCTGAACAATATCGGCGTGCGCGGCCAATTGCTTTTCCAGGCGAGCAATGACCTCGATATCGTCGCCGCGGTCGACTACACGCAACAGCGTCCCGAAGGGTATGCGCAAGTCCCAGTGCGCGTCGCACCGACCTATCGCACGCCCAACAGGCAGTTCTTCGGTATCATCGACTCAATTAACGCCACCATTCCGGGCACGAATTACGCCGTGCCGGTCGATGAAACCTATCGGGAGATCATCCCGGTAGTCACGCAAGTGGTGAATATCGCAGGCTCCAATGTGAACCTGCAGCAAGCGCCAGCGGGCATCTACGCAGAATTCAACGCGTTCGAGCGCGTCAGTGACGCCGACGTTCCTCATCGGTCGTATCAAAACGTCGACGGCGAATCCCTAACCGTCAATTGGGGCATCGGACCGGGGACGTTGACCTCGATCACCGCGCGGCGATTCTGGGACTGGTTCCCGTCCAACGATCGCGACTTCATTGGCCTACCGATTACCACGGCCTCCAACAACCGCTCCTCACAAGAGCAATGGTCCCAGGAGATCCGCTACGCGGGCGATCTCTCAGAGACCCTCAGCTTTGTGACGGGGCTCTTTTATTTCACGCAAGAGATCGAGACGCACAATCTGCAGTCCCAAGGTTGGGCGGCCTCGCGCTGGCTGATCGATCCGCGCGCATCCAACGTCTATACCGGCAGCGACAGCACCACGATCGCCGGCAACGTGGCGGCTTTTATTCCAGAACTGCTGGATGGGCTGACGCAGATCCAAAACGTCTACACCCAAACCACGAGTGCGGCGGTGTTTGGTCAAGCCGAATGGTCCGTCACCGACCGGCTACGCATCATTCCCGGCATCCGCTTCAACTACGATGAAAAGTCGGTGGATTACGATTCTCCGGTGACGGGCGGTCTTGTCCCCGCTGATCGCCCCGACCTCGGCGCCGGCGCGATCCGCGCCGCGCAGAACTCAATCCTATCGCGTCAGACCTATGCGGCGAACACCGACGACACCAACATCTCCGGGCAGCTTACCGTCGCCTACGATGTAACCGACGACGTCAATGCCTACGCAACCTATGCGACCAGCTTTAAGTCGTTCGGCCTCAACGTTGCGGGCGTGCCGGCCAACACACCCGTCGTTGTCGAACCCGAAAGCGTCACGCACTACGAAGTTGGATTGAAAACGCAACCTTTCGATGGCGTCACGTTCAACATTACAGCCTACAACACCAACATCGAGGACTATCAAACCTCGGTCGTCGCCAATGTCGTTGGCACATTGCGCGGCTATCTGGCCAACGCCGAAGAGGTCCGCGTCCGCGGCGTCGAGATCGACACCGCCGCGCGCATCGGCGAAGGGCTTTCGCTCTATGCAGCGGCTGCCTGGACGGATGGCGAGTATGTCAGCTTCCCCAACTCGCCGCTGCCGATCGAACAAACCGGGCGGCCCATTCCCAACCCGGCGCGCATTGCCGATCCGAGCAACACCAGTTTGCCGCTCACCATCACTGCACCATTCACCGATATCTCAGGAGAGCGGCTGCCGGGCATCTCTGAATGGTCGGCTTCAGTTGGCGGAGAGTACGAGTTTCCAGACGCGTTCTTCGGCCGCAACGGCGATTTCTTCATCGGCGCGGACGTGAGCTGGCGCACCGACTTCTCTTCCGACCCGGCGGGCTCGGACTATCTAGAAATCGAGGGCTACGCGCTGATCAATGCGCGGTTAGGCTTCAAGGCCGCTGACGGCTGGGATGTCTTTGTGTGGGGACGCAATCTCGCGGACACCGAGTATTACGAGATCCTCGCTGCTCAATCGGGCGGCTCGGGTCTGGTCGTTGGCTCACTAGGCGATCCGCGCACGTTGGGCGTCACGCTGCGCGGCACGTTCTAG
- a CDS encoding aldo/keto reductase, with translation MQYSKLGDTGLIVSRLCMGVMTFGVNTVNAALGKVDQDGATVMVNAAIEAGINFFDTANVYSGGQSEEMLGRALGARRKDVVIATKLGFRVGPAITDAGLSRHNVIAACEASLKRLNTDYIDLYQAHKEDALTPLEETLEAFDRLVRAGKVRYLGFSNWASWRAATALQMQKERGWARFVSGQLHYSLLNREVEHDLAPFLRAGGLGMLVWSPLGGGFLSGKYTRENITKEGRHAAFDIVPFDREKGFALVDAMRPLAQRADCTVAQLALAWLLTKPVVTSVLIGSAKLSQLEDNIGAAAVKLDPAITAKLDELTAPTAIYPHWFNARLTDAKIKDGLAASTAGQA, from the coding sequence ATGCAGTACTCAAAACTCGGCGATACGGGATTGATCGTCTCGCGCCTGTGCATGGGCGTGATGACTTTCGGTGTGAACACCGTGAACGCCGCTCTGGGCAAGGTCGATCAGGATGGCGCGACCGTGATGGTCAATGCGGCGATCGAGGCCGGGATCAACTTTTTCGACACGGCGAATGTATATTCGGGCGGGCAGTCCGAGGAAATGCTGGGTCGGGCGCTCGGCGCGCGCCGCAAGGATGTCGTGATCGCGACCAAGCTTGGCTTTCGTGTTGGCCCGGCCATCACGGATGCGGGACTTTCGCGTCACAATGTGATTGCGGCGTGTGAAGCCAGCCTGAAGCGGCTCAACACCGACTACATCGACCTTTACCAAGCGCACAAGGAAGACGCGCTTACGCCGCTGGAAGAGACGCTCGAAGCGTTCGATCGGCTCGTGCGGGCGGGCAAGGTTCGCTACCTCGGCTTTTCGAATTGGGCGTCGTGGCGCGCGGCGACCGCGTTGCAAATGCAGAAGGAGCGCGGTTGGGCGAGGTTCGTCTCGGGGCAGCTGCACTATTCACTGCTCAACCGGGAAGTGGAACACGATCTGGCGCCATTCCTTCGCGCCGGCGGGTTGGGCATGCTGGTGTGGAGCCCTCTTGGCGGAGGATTTTTGAGCGGCAAGTATACGCGCGAGAACATCACAAAAGAGGGCCGCCACGCGGCGTTCGATATCGTGCCGTTCGATCGCGAAAAGGGCTTCGCTCTGGTGGACGCGATGCGGCCGTTGGCTCAGCGCGCCGACTGCACGGTGGCGCAATTGGCGCTGGCGTGGCTGCTGACCAAGCCCGTGGTGACGAGCGTGCTGATCGGCTCAGCGAAGCTCAGCCAGCTCGAAGACAATATAGGCGCGGCGGCCGTGAAGCTCGATCCGGCGATCACGGCGAAGCTAGATGAGCTGACGGCGCCGACTGCGATCTATCCCCATTGGTTCAACGCTCGCCTCACGGACGCCAAGATTAAAGACGGACTAGCAGCATCCACCGCAGGTCAGGCATGA
- a CDS encoding RrF2 family transcriptional regulator — MLTSKTKYALRAMIDLARAAATRPGQPVVIGDIAERQSIPPRFLEAILLELRGNALVTSQRGKAGGYQLAKPASAISFADVIRAIEGPLAPTPCTSLTAYKRCADCLDEGECALRKTLQKVRDASAAILEKATLASALRGAMR; from the coding sequence ATGCTCACCAGCAAAACCAAGTACGCGCTGCGCGCCATGATAGATTTGGCGCGCGCTGCGGCCACCCGTCCGGGCCAGCCGGTCGTGATCGGCGACATTGCCGAGCGGCAAAGCATTCCGCCGCGCTTTCTAGAGGCCATCCTGCTTGAACTGCGCGGCAACGCGTTGGTCACCAGTCAGCGCGGCAAGGCGGGCGGCTATCAGCTTGCAAAACCTGCGTCTGCAATCAGCTTCGCCGACGTCATCCGCGCCATCGAAGGCCCATTGGCGCCCACGCCTTGCACCAGTCTGACGGCGTACAAACGCTGCGCTGATTGCTTGGATGAAGGCGAATGTGCGCTCCGCAAGACCTTACAAAAGGTGCGCGACGCGAGCGCTGCAATTTTGGAAAAGGCGACACTCGCTTCTGCATTGCGCGGCGCAATGCGCTGA
- a CDS encoding ferredoxin--NADP reductase, with protein sequence MSDQSTAARAAPPPNLYVARVESVRHYTDKLFAFTCERPAAFRFRSGEFVMIGLMNGERPLLRAYSIASPAWDDRLSFYSIKVPDGPLTSKLQHVEPGAEILIGRKPTGTLVLDALTPAKRLFLLSTGTGVAPFASLIREPETYERYDEVIVTHTCRTDAELNYSREIVADTYADPLVSEEAKSKLRLVTSLTRQAHPVEGRVTALIANGELFRSFRGRSFDPALDRMMICGSAPMLQDLKAIALGAGFIEGSNHEPGSFVIERAFAGS encoded by the coding sequence ATGTCTGACCAATCCACGGCCGCTCGCGCCGCGCCGCCGCCTAACCTTTACGTCGCCCGCGTTGAGAGCGTTCGACACTACACTGACAAGCTGTTCGCGTTCACGTGCGAGCGACCGGCTGCGTTTCGGTTCCGCTCCGGCGAGTTCGTGATGATCGGGCTGATGAATGGTGAGCGGCCGTTGTTGCGTGCGTACTCGATTGCGAGCCCGGCTTGGGATGATCGGTTATCGTTCTATTCGATCAAAGTCCCAGACGGTCCGCTCACCAGCAAGTTGCAGCATGTCGAACCGGGCGCTGAGATCCTGATCGGCCGCAAGCCGACCGGTACGCTCGTGCTTGACGCGCTGACGCCGGCTAAGCGTCTCTTTCTGTTATCGACGGGAACCGGCGTAGCGCCATTCGCCAGCCTGATCCGGGAGCCGGAAACGTATGAGCGCTACGACGAGGTGATTGTCACCCACACCTGCCGTACCGATGCTGAGCTGAACTACAGCCGCGAAATTGTTGCTGATACCTACGCCGATCCACTGGTTAGCGAGGAAGCCAAGTCCAAGCTCCGGTTGGTGACTAGTCTGACGCGCCAAGCGCATCCGGTTGAGGGCCGTGTGACGGCGTTGATTGCAAATGGCGAGCTATTCCGGTCGTTCAGGGGGCGGTCATTCGATCCGGCGCTTGATCGGATGATGATCTGCGGCTCGGCGCCGATGCTGCAGGATCTAAAGGCGATCGCGCTGGGCGCCGGGTTCATCGAAGGCTCGAATCATGAGCCCGGAAGCTTTGTCATTGAGCGCGCGTTCGCAGGGTCTTAA
- a CDS encoding NmrA family NAD(P)-binding protein: MTTARVLVTGATGAQGGAVARALLANGMRVRALVRNASSPGAQALVGAGVELVEGSFDDADSLAAAAGGADAIFSVQLYNPGSASTERIHAQALIEAGLAASVRTFVQTSVSGVDDRNTWRGAQWDDVYWDNKAAVEDMALGAGFAATIVLRPAFMMENFASPKVERMFPELSERRIVSAICEDTPLALVAADDIGSAVAAAIAKPSRFSGGALELAGDVLTLPQVAALLTAASGTPVVAETKSPDAEIARGRSAGWVLSQQWLNEFGYPARPSHMEEIGLQPTPFSRWLQGRQASPMR; the protein is encoded by the coding sequence GTGACCACTGCACGCGTTCTGGTGACAGGGGCAACTGGCGCCCAGGGCGGCGCTGTGGCGCGCGCGCTTCTGGCGAATGGTATGCGCGTGCGCGCGTTGGTCAGAAATGCATCGAGCCCGGGCGCCCAAGCGCTTGTTGGCGCCGGCGTGGAGCTGGTTGAGGGTTCTTTCGACGATGCGGACTCTCTGGCCGCCGCCGCTGGCGGCGCGGACGCGATCTTTTCAGTTCAGCTCTACAACCCCGGCAGCGCTTCGACGGAGCGAATCCATGCGCAGGCTTTGATAGAGGCCGGGCTAGCCGCAAGTGTCCGCACGTTCGTGCAAACATCCGTGTCTGGTGTCGATGATCGGAACACATGGCGGGGCGCGCAATGGGACGACGTGTATTGGGACAACAAGGCCGCCGTGGAGGATATGGCGCTTGGCGCCGGCTTCGCAGCTACAATCGTGCTTCGTCCGGCGTTCATGATGGAGAACTTCGCGTCGCCCAAGGTGGAGCGTATGTTCCCTGAGCTGTCAGAGCGGCGAATTGTTTCAGCGATATGCGAGGATACACCGCTCGCGCTGGTCGCCGCCGATGACATCGGCAGCGCCGTTGCGGCCGCAATCGCCAAACCATCACGCTTTTCCGGAGGCGCGCTGGAGCTTGCAGGTGACGTGTTGACGCTGCCGCAGGTCGCGGCGCTGCTCACAGCCGCTAGCGGCACGCCGGTCGTGGCAGAAACCAAATCGCCGGACGCGGAGATCGCGCGAGGGCGGAGTGCGGGGTGGGTGCTGAGTCAGCAGTGGCTGAACGAGTTCGGCTACCCTGCGCGCCCTTCCCACATGGAAGAGATTGGCTTGCAACCGACGCCATTTTCTCGCTGGTTGCAGGGGCGTCAGGCATCGCCGATGCGATGA
- a CDS encoding feruloyl-CoA synthase, producing the protein MARPPDKPAPLAGVGPHATVTNVTNLADPSASVPTRPVRLAPKSGRAEMRSDGAIVLTSTAPLAPYPQSWNAKIEQWAQEAPSRVFLTESDGAGGRRTITYAETLAAVESIGEGLLNLGLNAETPLAVLAENSIECALITLAAMWVGVPASPVSPPYALKATDFTKLSGVFAALQPGAIYVADGARYGAAIQAAAPVDAVIISGRAPIPGRETIALTDLRNSTPSARTAKANAAVTGDTIAKILFTSGSSGAPKPVILPHGMLAVNRQQCAQAYAFLNDGPPVMVDWLPWHHTFGGNNNLGQILWCGGELHIDDGGPTPAGIGRTVELLRAHPPTFYINTPGAFEALLPYLRNDKHFAQRFFSRLQLLQYGGALLAQHVWRAIDEIAVATTGERILMVSGLGSTECGPTPVQSTWEQHRKPEAGLPLAGVEAKLVPVETTWELRLRGPCVTPGYWRRPDLTAAAFDDEGFFKTGDAVLPLDPEDFSQGLLFDGRISENFKLSSGTWVQAVALRTRLLAALAPLVNDAVITGHNQGQVGAIAFPDMNVARKIASAHTDLTDEEVLAAPALRDWVQTRVSTLAGSAVGASERIARLALETEAPSFDNGELTDKGAAASRIVLSRRIDVVTALHAVTPPAAIFIA; encoded by the coding sequence ATGGCGCGACCGCCGGACAAACCCGCGCCATTGGCCGGCGTCGGGCCGCACGCTACCGTGACAAATGTGACCAACCTCGCCGATCCAAGCGCGTCCGTCCCGACACGACCGGTGCGCCTCGCGCCCAAATCCGGCCGCGCCGAGATGCGATCGGACGGCGCAATCGTGCTCACGTCCACGGCGCCGCTAGCGCCCTATCCTCAGAGTTGGAACGCCAAGATCGAGCAATGGGCGCAAGAAGCCCCCTCACGGGTTTTCTTGACAGAATCGGATGGCGCTGGAGGCCGCCGCACAATCACCTATGCCGAAACGCTCGCAGCCGTAGAGAGCATCGGCGAAGGCCTGCTCAACCTCGGTCTTAACGCGGAAACGCCGCTCGCTGTTCTCGCCGAGAACAGCATCGAATGCGCGCTCATCACTCTCGCCGCCATGTGGGTGGGTGTACCCGCGTCGCCGGTGTCGCCGCCCTACGCGCTCAAAGCCACGGACTTCACCAAGCTGTCTGGCGTGTTCGCAGCGCTCCAGCCGGGCGCAATCTACGTCGCCGATGGCGCGCGCTATGGCGCCGCCATCCAAGCCGCCGCGCCTGTTGACGCCGTCATCATTTCCGGACGCGCGCCGATACCCGGGCGCGAGACAATCGCGTTGACCGATCTGCGAAATTCGACGCCGAGCGCGCGCACAGCGAAAGCCAATGCGGCCGTCACCGGAGACACGATTGCGAAGATACTGTTCACGTCCGGCTCCAGCGGCGCGCCCAAGCCGGTAATCCTCCCGCATGGCATGCTCGCCGTGAACCGCCAGCAATGCGCCCAGGCTTACGCCTTCTTGAACGACGGGCCGCCGGTCATGGTCGATTGGCTGCCATGGCATCACACCTTCGGCGGCAACAACAATCTGGGTCAAATCCTCTGGTGTGGCGGCGAACTACACATTGATGATGGCGGGCCAACGCCCGCCGGCATTGGCCGAACGGTTGAGTTGCTCCGCGCTCATCCGCCGACTTTCTACATCAACACGCCAGGCGCCTTCGAAGCGCTCTTGCCGTATCTGCGCAATGACAAGCATTTCGCACAACGTTTTTTCTCGCGCCTGCAATTGCTCCAGTACGGCGGCGCCTTGCTCGCCCAGCATGTCTGGCGCGCGATTGATGAGATCGCCGTCGCCACAACCGGTGAACGCATCCTCATGGTCTCCGGTCTCGGGTCCACCGAATGCGGCCCGACGCCGGTGCAAAGCACGTGGGAGCAGCATCGCAAACCGGAAGCCGGGCTGCCGTTAGCTGGCGTTGAAGCAAAGCTGGTCCCAGTGGAAACGACATGGGAGCTTAGATTGCGAGGCCCGTGCGTCACGCCCGGCTATTGGCGCCGTCCAGATCTCACCGCCGCCGCGTTCGACGATGAAGGCTTCTTCAAAACCGGCGACGCCGTCCTCCCACTCGACCCTGAAGATTTCTCTCAAGGCCTGCTCTTCGATGGGCGCATCTCGGAGAACTTCAAGCTCAGCTCCGGAACCTGGGTGCAAGCGGTCGCGCTGCGCACGCGCCTGCTAGCGGCTCTGGCGCCGTTGGTGAACGACGCCGTGATCACTGGACACAACCAAGGCCAAGTCGGCGCCATCGCCTTCCCCGACATGAACGTCGCCCGCAAAATCGCGAGCGCGCATACGGACTTGACGGATGAAGAGGTGCTCGCCGCCCCGGCGCTTCGCGATTGGGTGCAAACGCGGGTCAGCACGCTTGCCGGCAGCGCAGTCGGCGCCAGCGAACGTATCGCCAGGCTTGCCCTCGAAACGGAGGCGCCGTCCTTCGACAATGGAGAACTCACCGACAAGGGCGCAGCGGCTTCGCGCATTGTCCTGTCGCGGCGTATCGACGTCGTGACGGCGCTACACGCTGTGACGCCGCCTGCCGCCATCTTCATCGCGTGA
- a CDS encoding cysteine synthase A, which translates to MKSYASVLDAIGNTPLIKLKRASELTGSTILGKAEFLNPGQSVKDRAALSIVEDAEAKGQLQPGGIIVEGTAGNTGIGLALIGAAKGYRVIVVMPRTQSQEKKDAVIALGAELVEVDAAPAASENHYPKVARRIAEEKAKTHPAGAIWANQFDNIANRQGHLETTGPEIWRDTDGAVDGFICAVGSGGTLGGVSMALKARNKNVVIGIADPAGAALYSWYKNGELHAEGTSITEGIGQGRVTANLEGVEVDEAFRFEDREWLPVLYDLIQDEGLSLGGSSALNVLGAIALAKKLGPGKTIVTVLCDYANRYASRLFDPEFLASKDLPLPPWLK; encoded by the coding sequence ATGAAGTCCTATGCCTCCGTCCTCGACGCCATCGGCAATACGCCGTTGATTAAGCTAAAGCGCGCGTCGGAGCTGACGGGCTCGACCATTCTGGGCAAGGCAGAGTTTCTAAACCCAGGCCAATCCGTGAAGGACCGCGCGGCGCTGTCGATCGTCGAGGACGCCGAAGCCAAGGGGCAGTTGCAGCCTGGCGGCATCATCGTCGAAGGCACGGCTGGCAATACCGGCATCGGGCTTGCGCTGATCGGCGCCGCCAAGGGCTATCGCGTGATCGTGGTGATGCCGCGCACACAGAGCCAAGAGAAAAAGGACGCCGTCATTGCGCTCGGCGCCGAGCTGGTGGAGGTCGATGCGGCGCCGGCGGCGAGTGAAAATCACTATCCGAAGGTGGCGCGCCGTATCGCGGAGGAGAAGGCCAAGACCCATCCTGCCGGTGCGATCTGGGCCAACCAGTTTGACAACATCGCCAACCGTCAGGGTCACCTTGAGACTACGGGGCCCGAGATCTGGCGCGATACCGATGGCGCGGTGGATGGTTTTATCTGCGCCGTCGGTTCGGGGGGCACATTGGGCGGCGTTTCGATGGCGCTGAAAGCGCGCAACAAGAATGTCGTGATCGGCATCGCCGATCCGGCGGGGGCCGCTCTTTATTCCTGGTACAAGAACGGCGAGCTCCACGCGGAAGGGACGTCTATTACCGAAGGCATCGGCCAAGGCCGCGTAACCGCCAACCTGGAAGGCGTCGAAGTCGATGAGGCGTTCCGCTTCGAGGACCGTGAGTGGCTGCCGGTGCTCTATGATCTGATCCAGGACGAGGGGCTTTCACTCGGTGGTTCTTCGGCGCTCAACGTGCTGGGCGCGATCGCGCTGGCAAAGAAGCTCGGGCCGGGAAAGACCATCGTCACCGTGCTGTGTGACTACGCCAACCGCTATGCATCACGGCTGTTCGATCCTGAGTTCCTGGCATCCAAGGACTTGCCGCTGCCGCCGTGGTTAAAGTGA
- a CDS encoding SDR family oxidoreductase has product MRWNGSGVTGVIASDERVKTRGDMQGKTVVITGGGGVLGSAVGRVAEARGATVVLVDVTALPEGPGLRFGHVDLTNLASAKQAMDEAKAKTGRLDALLNIAGGFRWQTLEDGDLAGWDVLYNLNVKTAATACKAALPHLLASGDGRIVNVGAAGALKAAAGMGAYAASKAGVMRLTESLAEELKGRGVTVNAVLPSIIDTPANRKDMPDADFSKWVTPDDLAAVMLFLASAEARAITGALVPVVGQV; this is encoded by the coding sequence ATGCGATGGAACGGCTCTGGCGTCACTGGCGTCATTGCGTCAGATGAGCGGGTGAAAACGCGAGGGGACATGCAGGGCAAGACGGTGGTGATCACGGGCGGCGGCGGCGTGTTGGGTAGCGCGGTCGGCCGCGTCGCGGAGGCGCGCGGCGCCACAGTAGTGCTCGTCGATGTAACGGCTCTGCCGGAAGGACCTGGCCTTCGGTTTGGCCATGTCGATCTCACTAACCTCGCCTCGGCGAAGCAGGCGATGGATGAGGCGAAGGCCAAGACCGGCCGGCTCGACGCACTGCTAAATATCGCAGGCGGCTTTCGGTGGCAGACCTTGGAAGACGGCGATCTCGCGGGCTGGGACGTGCTCTACAATCTCAACGTGAAGACAGCGGCGACAGCATGCAAGGCGGCGTTGCCCCACCTCCTGGCGAGCGGTGACGGGCGCATCGTCAATGTTGGCGCTGCCGGGGCGCTGAAGGCCGCCGCCGGCATGGGCGCCTATGCGGCGTCGAAGGCCGGTGTGATGCGGCTGACGGAAAGTCTGGCCGAGGAACTCAAGGGGCGCGGCGTGACAGTCAATGCCGTGCTGCCCTCGATCATCGACACGCCAGCCAACCGCAAGGACATGCCGGATGCTGACTTTTCCAAATGGGTGACGCCGGATGACCTGGCCGCGGTGATGCTGTTCTTGGCGAGCGCGGAAGCGCGCGCGATCACGGGCGCACTGGTTCCTGTGGTGGGGCAAGTCTAG